The nucleotide sequence ACACCCTCACTACGACTCTCTCATTCAAGGAGCTTCACCCATGGCCCAGACCCGGATCGCCGTCATCGTCGGCAGCCTGCGCAAGGACTCGTTCAACCAGAAACTGGCGCTCGCGCTGGCCAAGCTGGCGCCCGAGGACTTCACCTTCGAGCACGTGCGCATCGACGACCTGCCGCTGTACAACCAGGACGAGGACGGCAACCAGGCCGCGTCGGTCAAGCGCCTGAAGACCGAGATCGCGGCGGCCGACGGCCTGCTGTTCGTCACGCCCGAATACAACCGCTCGGTGCCCGGCGTGCTGAAGAACGCGATCGACCATGCCTCGCGCCCCTACGGCCAGAGCGCCTGGGCCGGCAAGCCGGCCGGCGTGGTCGGCATCTCGGTCGGCGCCATCGGCACCGCGCTGGCGCAGCAGCACCTGCGCAACGTGCTGGCCTACCTCGACGTGCCCACGCTCGGCGCGCCCGAGGTGTTCCTGCAGAACAAGGACGACCTGTTCGACGACAAGGGCCACATCGGCAACGAAGCCTCGAAGAAGTTCCTGCAGGGCTGGATGGACAAGTACGTGGGCTGGATCAAGAGCCACAAGGCGGCCTGAGCACGGTCCGCACGCGGGTTCAATAGAGGATCACCAGCACGGTCTCGCCGCCGAAGGCCTCGTCGCGGGCCACGGCGGCCGTGACCGGCCGGGTGGCGACCTTGCCCGCCTTGCCGTCCTTGTCGATCCTCGGCGGCAGGGGCGCGTTCAACTGCACGTAGCGCACCTGCGCCGGCGCGGCGGCGAACTCGGCCACCGCACGCAGCGAGGTCGCGCCGGGCGGCGGCGCCACCGCCTGCATCTGCTGGTTCACGCGCTGCGAGAGTTCCTGCAGCGCCTTGAGGTCGCCGCGTGCCGCCGCGGCCTGCAATTCCTGCTTGATCGAATCCATCGACTTCATCGCCGCCTCCTGCTGCTTGCGGCCGGGCACCTGCGAGCCGTCGAAGGTCTTCTGGCCCTTGGCCACCAGCTGCAGCACCTGTTCGGGCGACAGTCGCGTGGTGAAGACCGCGCGGCCTTCGCGCGCGTCGCTCGCGAACGGGCGCCAGCGCAGCGTGGCCGCATCCTTCGCGCCGACGGCGCTGGCCAGGCCCAGCCGCGTGGCATCGGGCTGCTCGTCGGGCACCAGCGCGCCGAAGCCGTTGCGCTGGCCGGCGCGCATCCACGGTCCCAGGCCCTTGCGGAAGCGGTCGTCCTGCACCTCGAGCATCTGGCGCGCGATCGCCCGCACGCCGGGCGAGGTGTGGTCGAGCGCGGCCAGCACCGCTTCGCGGTCCTCGGGCGAGCCGATCTTGCCGAGCCTGCGCAGGCCCATCTCGGCCAGCATGGGGAAGCGGGCGCGCGCGGCGCTGCGCAGTACTTCGCGGTCGATCTCGCCGCGCGACTGCAGCATCTGCAGTTCGCCGTAGAGCGCCAGTTCGAGTTCGGTGCGCAGGCCGGGGCAGGCGGCGTTCCAGCGGCCGTCGACGCACTGGGCCTCGAAGCGCGGCAGCACCTGCTCGGGCGGGATCTCGGTGCGCGGGCCGGCGATCAGCAGCGCAGCGCTCAGCAACAGGGCTTCGTTCATGGCGATGACTCCGGAGGGGGGCTCACTGCGTGGCGCGGCGCATCGCGCTGCCCTTGGCCTTCACGTTCTTCGTCAGCGTGACGATCTCCTCGGGCGTCGGCACCACCATGCTG is from Variovorax paradoxus and encodes:
- a CDS encoding NAD(P)H-dependent oxidoreductase; translated protein: MAQTRIAVIVGSLRKDSFNQKLALALAKLAPEDFTFEHVRIDDLPLYNQDEDGNQAASVKRLKTEIAAADGLLFVTPEYNRSVPGVLKNAIDHASRPYGQSAWAGKPAGVVGISVGAIGTALAQQHLRNVLAYLDVPTLGAPEVFLQNKDDLFDDKGHIGNEASKKFLQGWMDKYVGWIKSHKAA